A single window of Malus sylvestris chromosome 5, drMalSylv7.2, whole genome shotgun sequence DNA harbors:
- the LOC126622995 gene encoding protein FAR-RED IMPAIRED RESPONSE 1-like isoform X3 gives MGIDLERPSGECRKEGIRDHAIVKATNGPANDKEDTGQNENKAVARDEINLNSTKDLEPHDGMEFESKEAAFSFYREYAKSVGFAAVIKASRRSRVSGKFIDAKFACTRHGSKRESNTAEAPESVSNPRESSICDSVKRKRGRSNRSWEKTDCKASMHVKRQDGRWIIRSFIKEHNHEIFPDEAYYFRGHRDLDLGRCDVDRLLAIRRRTKKMYVDMAKQSGGFKKLDNQKGGGTNQSPRKHLSLEEGAAQVMLDHFLYMQDENPNFFYAVDLNEEQRLKNVFWVDAKGRLDYGNFSDVVFLDTAYIKNEYKLPFVPFIGVNHHFQFILLGCALLADESKSSYVWLIRAWLKAMGGRAPRVILSSRDKVLKEVITEVLPDSRHCFCLWHIFGKIPDKLGYVIRQHEKFMVKFNKCVFKSWTNEQFEKRWWKMVDRFNLRDDAWFQSLYEDRGRWIPTYMRDTFLAGMSTTQRLEGINCFFDKFMQRKTPLKEFLEQYKTILRERYEEEVKADFETWHKQPALRSPSPYGKQMATVYTHAVFKKFQVEVLGVVACHPKKETEDGLIKTFRVQDFVESQDFIVEWNEMTSDVSCLCRSFEFKGFLCRHVLIVLQMSGVHSIPSQYILKRWTKDAKNRQTTREGSDAAESRVQRYNDLCRRAFKLSDEGSLSQESYSIAFNALEEALRSCESINNSIQNVTEPISPKTHGPQGSEGENQGNNNIETNKKNGASKKGQVHSEPEAISIGMQENWQQVAELTSRAPNFDGYYGSQQIVQGMGQLNTIPSSREEYHSNQHMPRPCLINSIAPIHDSHYMTQQRLHGAQLHFGPQPIPSYFDIQDGLQDVDQSTVGTNQPHGLSSKHLHSRHPSHQ, from the exons ATGGGGATAGATCTTGAACGGCCTTCGGGAGAATGCCGTAAGGAAGGTATTAGAGACCATGCCATTGTGAAAGCAACTAATGGTCCTGCAAATGATAAGGAGGATACAGGACAAAATGAAAACAAGGCGGTTGCCAGAGacgaaattaatttgaattctaCAAAAGATTTAGAACCTCATGATGGAATGGAGTTTGAATCAAAGGAAGCTGCATTTTCGTTCTATAGAGAATATGCCAAGTCTGTGGGGTTCGCTGCTGTAATAAAGGCCAGTCGTCGATCAAGAGTATCCGGAAAGTTTATTGATGCAAAATTTGCATGCACTAGACATGGGAGCAAACGAGAATCTAATACAGCTGAGGCACCAGAGTCTGTTTCAAACCCCAGAGAATCTAGTATCTGTGACTCTGTTAAGAGAAAACGAGGTCGCTCTAACCGATCTTGggagaaaacagattgtaaagcCTCCATGCATGTTAAGAGGCAAGATGGTAGATGGATTATTCGTAGTTTCATAAAAGAGCATAATCATGAAATTTTTCCTGATGAAGCCTATTATTTTCGGGGGCATAGGGATTTAGATCTAGGTAGATGTGATGTTGATCGCTTACTTGCTATCCGGAGAAGAACAAAGAAGATGTATGTTGATATGGCCAAACAGTCCGGTGGCTTCAAGAAGTTAGATAATCAAAAAGGTGGTGGGACAAATCAATCACCGAGGAAGCATTTATCTTTAGAGGAAGGAGCTGCTCAAGTTATGCTTGACCATTTTCTGTATATGCAAGATGAAAATCCTAACTTCTTTTATGCAGTTGATCTGAATGAGGAGCAgcgtttgaagaatgttttctGGGTTGATGCCAAAGGTAGACTTGATTATGGGAATTTTAGCGATGTAGTATTTCTTGATACTGCATATATCAAGAATGAATACAAATTGCCGTTTGTTCCCTTTATTGGCGTGAACCACCACTTTCAGTTCATTTTGCTTGGATGTGCTTTACTAGCTGATGAGAGCAAATCATCCTATGTCTGGCTGATACGGGCATGGCTAAAAGCAATGGGTGGACGTGCTCCAAGAGTAATACTTAGTAGCCGAGATAAAGTCCTGAAAGAAGTGATTACAGAGGTCCTTCCTGATTCTCgtcattgtttttgtttgtggCACATATTTGGCAAGATTCCTGATAAGCTTGGTTATGTGATTAGGCAACATGAAAAATTTATGGTTAAGTTTAACAAATGCGTTTTTAAGTCTTGGACAAATGAACAGTTTGAAAAAAGATGGTGGAAAATGGTTGACAGATTCAATTTAAGGGATGACGCATGGTTTCAATCATTGTATGAGGATCGTGGACGATGGATACCAACATACATGAGAGACACTTTTCTGGCAGGTATGTCTACAACCCAGCGGTTAGAAGGTATAAATTGTTTCTTCGACAAATTCATGCAGAGGAAAACTCCGTTGAaagaatttttagaacaatacAAAACAATCCTTCGAGAGAGGTATGAAGAGGAAGTAAAAGCTGATTTTGAAACATGGCATAAGCAACCAGCATTGAGATCTCCATCACCATATGGTAAACAAATGGCAACTGTGTATACTCATGCAGTATTTAAGAAATTCCAAGTTGAGGTTTTGGGAGTAGTTGCTTGTCatccaaagaaagaaactgAAGACGGATTAATCAAAACTTTCAGAGTTCAAGATTTTGTAGAGAGTCAAGATTTCATTGTGGAGTGGAACGAAATGACATCGGATGTATCCTGTTTATGCCGTTCATTTGAATTCAAAGGTTTTCTTTGTAGACATGTGTTGATTGTACTGCAAATGTCTGGTGTACACAGTATTCCATCTCAGTATATATTAAAACGTTGGACGAAAGATGCAAAGAATAGGCAAACAACCAGAGAAGGGTCTGATGCAGCCGAATCTAGAGTTCAACGTTACAATGATCTATGCCGACGAGCCTTTAAATTGAGTGATGAAGGTTCTTTATCCCAAGAAAGTTACAGTATTGCGTTTAATGCATTGGAAGAAGCTCTGAGAAGTTGTGAGAGTATAAATAACTCAATCCAGAATGTAACAGAGCCAATCTCGCCAAAGACTCATGGTCCTCAAGGTTCCGAAGGAGAGAACCAAGGCAACAACAATATCGagactaataaaaaaaatggtgcaTCCAAGAAAGGACAG GTGCATTCGGAGCCAGAGGCCATAAGCATTGGGATGCAAGAAAACTGGCAACAAGTG GCAGAACTCACCTCAAGAGCTCCAAACTTCGATGGTTATTATGGCAGTCAACAAATTGTTCAAGGAATG GGGCAGCTTAACACGATACCCTCCAGCCGTGAAGAATATCATAGCAATCAGCATATGCCAAGGCCG TGTCTAATAAACTCAATCGCGCCCATCCATGATTCTCACTACATGACTCAGCAAAGACTGCATGGG GCGCAGTTGCATTTCGGACCACAACCTATTCCGAGTTATTTTGACATTCAGGATGGTTTGCAAGATGTG GACCAGTCTACTGTGGGAACCAATCAACCACATGGCTTGTCATCAAAACATTTGCATTCTAGACACCCGTCTCATCAGTAG
- the LOC126622995 gene encoding protein FAR-RED IMPAIRED RESPONSE 1-like isoform X4, which produces MGIDLERPSGECRKEGIRDHAIVKATNGPANDKEDTGQNENKAVARDEINLNSTKDLEPHDGMEFESKEAAFSFYREYAKSVGFAAVIKASRRSRVSGKFIDAKFACTRHGSKRESNTAEAPESVSNPRESSICDSVKRKRGRSNRSWEKTDCKASMHVKRQDGRWIIRSFIKEHNHEIFPDEAYYFRGHRDLDLGRCDVDRLLAIRRRTKKMYVDMAKQSGGFKKLDNQKGGGTNQSPRKHLSLEEGAAQVMLDHFLYMQDENPNFFYAVDLNEEQRLKNVFWVDAKGRLDYGNFSDVVFLDTAYIKNEYKLPFVPFIGVNHHFQFILLGCALLADESKSSYVWLIRAWLKAMGGRAPRVILSSRDKVLKEVITEVLPDSRHCFCLWHIFGKIPDKLGYVIRQHEKFMVKFNKCVFKSWTNEQFEKRWWKMVDRFNLRDDAWFQSLYEDRGRWIPTYMRDTFLAGMSTTQRLEGINCFFDKFMQRKTPLKEFLEQYKTILRERYEEEVKADFETWHKQPALRSPSPYGKQMATVYTHAVFKKFQVEVLGVVACHPKKETEDGLIKTFRVQDFVESQDFIVEWNEMTSDVSCLCRSFEFKGFLCRHVLIVLQMSGVHSIPSQYILKRWTKDAKNRQTTREGSDAAESRVQRYNDLCRRAFKLSDEGSLSQESYSIAFNALEEALRSCESINNSIQNVTEPISPKTHGPQGSEGENQGNNNIETNKKNGASKKGQVHSEPEAISIGMQENWQQVAELTSRAPNFDGYYGSQQIVQGMGQLNTIPSSREEYHSNQHMPRPCLINSIAPIHDSHYMTQQRLHGLHFGPQPIPSYFDIQDGLQDVDQSTVGTNQPHGLSSKHLHSRHPSHQ; this is translated from the exons ATGGGGATAGATCTTGAACGGCCTTCGGGAGAATGCCGTAAGGAAGGTATTAGAGACCATGCCATTGTGAAAGCAACTAATGGTCCTGCAAATGATAAGGAGGATACAGGACAAAATGAAAACAAGGCGGTTGCCAGAGacgaaattaatttgaattctaCAAAAGATTTAGAACCTCATGATGGAATGGAGTTTGAATCAAAGGAAGCTGCATTTTCGTTCTATAGAGAATATGCCAAGTCTGTGGGGTTCGCTGCTGTAATAAAGGCCAGTCGTCGATCAAGAGTATCCGGAAAGTTTATTGATGCAAAATTTGCATGCACTAGACATGGGAGCAAACGAGAATCTAATACAGCTGAGGCACCAGAGTCTGTTTCAAACCCCAGAGAATCTAGTATCTGTGACTCTGTTAAGAGAAAACGAGGTCGCTCTAACCGATCTTGggagaaaacagattgtaaagcCTCCATGCATGTTAAGAGGCAAGATGGTAGATGGATTATTCGTAGTTTCATAAAAGAGCATAATCATGAAATTTTTCCTGATGAAGCCTATTATTTTCGGGGGCATAGGGATTTAGATCTAGGTAGATGTGATGTTGATCGCTTACTTGCTATCCGGAGAAGAACAAAGAAGATGTATGTTGATATGGCCAAACAGTCCGGTGGCTTCAAGAAGTTAGATAATCAAAAAGGTGGTGGGACAAATCAATCACCGAGGAAGCATTTATCTTTAGAGGAAGGAGCTGCTCAAGTTATGCTTGACCATTTTCTGTATATGCAAGATGAAAATCCTAACTTCTTTTATGCAGTTGATCTGAATGAGGAGCAgcgtttgaagaatgttttctGGGTTGATGCCAAAGGTAGACTTGATTATGGGAATTTTAGCGATGTAGTATTTCTTGATACTGCATATATCAAGAATGAATACAAATTGCCGTTTGTTCCCTTTATTGGCGTGAACCACCACTTTCAGTTCATTTTGCTTGGATGTGCTTTACTAGCTGATGAGAGCAAATCATCCTATGTCTGGCTGATACGGGCATGGCTAAAAGCAATGGGTGGACGTGCTCCAAGAGTAATACTTAGTAGCCGAGATAAAGTCCTGAAAGAAGTGATTACAGAGGTCCTTCCTGATTCTCgtcattgtttttgtttgtggCACATATTTGGCAAGATTCCTGATAAGCTTGGTTATGTGATTAGGCAACATGAAAAATTTATGGTTAAGTTTAACAAATGCGTTTTTAAGTCTTGGACAAATGAACAGTTTGAAAAAAGATGGTGGAAAATGGTTGACAGATTCAATTTAAGGGATGACGCATGGTTTCAATCATTGTATGAGGATCGTGGACGATGGATACCAACATACATGAGAGACACTTTTCTGGCAGGTATGTCTACAACCCAGCGGTTAGAAGGTATAAATTGTTTCTTCGACAAATTCATGCAGAGGAAAACTCCGTTGAaagaatttttagaacaatacAAAACAATCCTTCGAGAGAGGTATGAAGAGGAAGTAAAAGCTGATTTTGAAACATGGCATAAGCAACCAGCATTGAGATCTCCATCACCATATGGTAAACAAATGGCAACTGTGTATACTCATGCAGTATTTAAGAAATTCCAAGTTGAGGTTTTGGGAGTAGTTGCTTGTCatccaaagaaagaaactgAAGACGGATTAATCAAAACTTTCAGAGTTCAAGATTTTGTAGAGAGTCAAGATTTCATTGTGGAGTGGAACGAAATGACATCGGATGTATCCTGTTTATGCCGTTCATTTGAATTCAAAGGTTTTCTTTGTAGACATGTGTTGATTGTACTGCAAATGTCTGGTGTACACAGTATTCCATCTCAGTATATATTAAAACGTTGGACGAAAGATGCAAAGAATAGGCAAACAACCAGAGAAGGGTCTGATGCAGCCGAATCTAGAGTTCAACGTTACAATGATCTATGCCGACGAGCCTTTAAATTGAGTGATGAAGGTTCTTTATCCCAAGAAAGTTACAGTATTGCGTTTAATGCATTGGAAGAAGCTCTGAGAAGTTGTGAGAGTATAAATAACTCAATCCAGAATGTAACAGAGCCAATCTCGCCAAAGACTCATGGTCCTCAAGGTTCCGAAGGAGAGAACCAAGGCAACAACAATATCGagactaataaaaaaaatggtgcaTCCAAGAAAGGACAG GTGCATTCGGAGCCAGAGGCCATAAGCATTGGGATGCAAGAAAACTGGCAACAAGTG GCAGAACTCACCTCAAGAGCTCCAAACTTCGATGGTTATTATGGCAGTCAACAAATTGTTCAAGGAATG GGGCAGCTTAACACGATACCCTCCAGCCGTGAAGAATATCATAGCAATCAGCATATGCCAAGGCCG TGTCTAATAAACTCAATCGCGCCCATCCATGATTCTCACTACATGACTCAGCAAAGACTGCATGGG TTGCATTTCGGACCACAACCTATTCCGAGTTATTTTGACATTCAGGATGGTTTGCAAGATGTG GACCAGTCTACTGTGGGAACCAATCAACCACATGGCTTGTCATCAAAACATTTGCATTCTAGACACCCGTCTCATCAGTAG